A stretch of Desertifilum tharense IPPAS B-1220 DNA encodes these proteins:
- the gatB gene encoding Asp-tRNA(Asn)/Glu-tRNA(Gln) amidotransferase subunit GatB — MTTATPVKTQYEAVIGLETHCQLSTQTKIFSSSSTEFGATPNTNIDPICMGMPGVLPVLNQKVLEYAVKAGLALNCEIAKYSKFDRKQYFYPDLPKNYQISQFDLPIAEHGWLEIELSDDAGNPVRKKIGITRLHMEEDAGKLVHGGSDRLSGSTYSLVDYNRAGVPLVEIVSEPDMRSGQEAAEYAQELRRILRYLGVSDGNMQEGSLRCDVNISVRPVGQKEFGTKVEIKNMNSFNAIQRAIEYEIERQTAALEAGERIIQETRLWEEGAQRTISMRSKEGSSDYRYFPEPDLPPIEVSVEQLEQWQSELPELPAQKRHRYENELGLSPYDARVLTDDRFVAEYFEAAIAAKANPKLVANWVMGDIAGYLNAQKLTIAQIALKPLILAELVQLIEANTISSKIAKDILPELLEKGGSAKELVEGKGLTQISDTGALESAIDEVIAAHPKELEQYRSGKTKLLGFFVGQVMKKTSGRADPKLTNQLLAQKLNG; from the coding sequence ATGACCACGGCTACACCTGTTAAAACTCAGTACGAAGCAGTAATTGGTCTGGAAACTCACTGTCAGTTGAGTACCCAAACTAAAATCTTCTCCAGTTCTTCCACGGAATTTGGTGCAACGCCCAATACAAATATTGACCCAATTTGTATGGGGATGCCGGGAGTGTTGCCCGTACTCAACCAGAAAGTGCTGGAATACGCAGTCAAGGCGGGTTTAGCCCTCAACTGCGAAATTGCCAAATACAGTAAATTTGACCGCAAGCAGTATTTCTATCCTGACTTACCCAAAAATTACCAAATTTCTCAGTTTGACTTACCCATCGCCGAACATGGCTGGCTAGAAATTGAGTTAAGCGATGATGCAGGCAACCCCGTCCGTAAGAAGATTGGGATTACGCGCTTGCACATGGAAGAGGATGCTGGCAAGTTGGTGCATGGTGGCAGCGATCGCCTTTCGGGTTCCACCTACTCTTTGGTAGACTACAATCGGGCGGGCGTGCCTTTGGTGGAAATTGTCTCGGAACCGGATATGCGTTCGGGTCAAGAGGCGGCTGAATACGCCCAAGAGTTGCGCCGCATCCTCCGCTATCTGGGAGTTAGCGATGGCAATATGCAAGAGGGTTCTCTGCGTTGCGATGTCAATATTTCGGTTCGTCCTGTGGGTCAAAAGGAGTTTGGCACTAAGGTCGAAATTAAAAATATGAACTCCTTTAACGCCATTCAACGCGCCATTGAGTACGAAATTGAACGGCAAACCGCAGCCCTTGAAGCCGGAGAAAGAATTATCCAAGAAACGCGCCTGTGGGAAGAAGGGGCGCAACGAACCATTAGTATGCGGAGTAAGGAGGGTTCTAGCGACTATCGCTATTTCCCGGAACCGGACTTACCGCCTATTGAGGTTTCTGTAGAACAGTTAGAACAATGGCAGTCGGAGTTACCGGAACTTCCGGCCCAAAAACGCCACCGCTATGAAAACGAGTTAGGGCTATCGCCTTACGATGCGCGGGTACTGACCGATGACCGCTTTGTAGCAGAATACTTTGAAGCGGCGATCGCTGCCAAGGCCAACCCGAAGTTAGTCGCGAACTGGGTGATGGGAGATATTGCCGGTTATTTGAACGCTCAAAAGCTGACCATTGCTCAAATTGCCCTGAAGCCTTTGATTTTGGCAGAATTGGTACAACTGATTGAAGCCAATACGATTAGCAGTAAAATTGCTAAGGATATTCTGCCGGAACTGCTAGAAAAAGGCGGTTCGGCGAAGGAATTGGTCGAAGGTAAGGGATTAACTCAAATTTCGGATACTGGGGCCTTGGAATCAGCCATCGATGAGGTGATTGCAGCCCATCCCAAGGAGTTGGAACAGTATCGCAGTGGCAAAACGAAACTTCTGGGCTTCTTTGTCGGACAGGTGATGAAGAAAACCAGCGGCCGCGCTGACCCGAAATTAACGAACCAGTTATTAGCCCAAAAGCTGAACGGCTAA
- a CDS encoding alkaline phosphatase family protein — protein sequence MTRPSKVAFIGIDAADKDLILLWAKSGLLPTFQSLLNTAAWTPTTSPVGFYVGSIWPSFATGLSPTQHGCYCYSQLRPGTYRTERYSVFDFKSELFWDTISRAGRRVAIIDVPRIPPSENLNGIQIVDWGTHDPDLPDRLYTWPTSLASEIEAKYGRDPIGYCNRITRNVEGFTQFRNNLIERTQKKAQLSSQFLQQEKWDLFMTVFAESHCVGHQCWHLNDPTHPKYDSAIAQAVGNPIQDIYIAIDKAIGDLLQQIDSDTTVFVLASHGMGPHYDGTFLLDEILCRLEKVKTPAVQRQVAKALNSSWEKKPIIRHFMQPLRKYIWQPMRDRLWKSDKPIRHALQEPDTSNRKCFTLPNNDVYGGIRLNLVGREPNGKIHPGAEYEAYCQQLTQDLMDIINVKTGQPIVKRVLKTQDHYQGEYLDHFPDLLVEWNREAPIAQVSSPKIGTLEKVFPGVRTGDHKPDGLLFAYGPGIAPGQLEAPISILDFAPTIAALLEVTLPKVDGKVIPAFKTPEPIA from the coding sequence ATGACCCGCCCCTCTAAAGTTGCTTTTATTGGCATTGATGCCGCAGACAAAGATTTAATCTTACTCTGGGCAAAATCCGGTTTATTACCCACCTTCCAATCCCTTTTAAACACCGCCGCTTGGACGCCAACCACCAGTCCCGTCGGCTTTTACGTAGGTTCCATTTGGCCGTCTTTCGCAACCGGACTCTCCCCAACCCAACACGGTTGTTACTGCTACTCGCAATTACGACCCGGAACCTATCGAACCGAACGCTATAGCGTGTTTGACTTTAAATCAGAACTGTTTTGGGATACGATTAGTCGCGCAGGTCGTAGAGTCGCCATTATCGACGTTCCTCGCATTCCCCCTTCAGAAAACTTAAATGGGATTCAAATTGTCGATTGGGGAACCCATGACCCCGATTTACCGGATCGGTTATATACTTGGCCTACATCCCTAGCCAGCGAAATTGAAGCCAAATACGGTCGAGATCCCATCGGCTATTGCAACCGAATTACCCGTAATGTAGAAGGATTTACCCAATTTCGCAATAACTTAATTGAGCGAACCCAAAAGAAAGCCCAATTATCCAGTCAATTTCTCCAACAAGAGAAATGGGACTTATTTATGACCGTATTTGCTGAAAGCCACTGCGTCGGTCATCAGTGCTGGCATCTCAACGATCCGACTCATCCTAAATACGATAGCGCGATCGCGCAAGCTGTCGGTAACCCCATTCAAGATATCTATATTGCCATCGATAAAGCCATTGGCGATTTACTCCAACAAATTGACTCCGATACCACCGTCTTTGTCCTCGCCAGTCACGGGATGGGGCCTCACTACGATGGAACCTTCCTACTCGATGAAATCCTCTGTCGCTTAGAAAAGGTAAAAACGCCTGCGGTACAACGACAAGTCGCCAAAGCCCTCAACTCCTCCTGGGAGAAAAAACCCATTATTCGCCATTTCATGCAACCTCTGCGAAAATATATTTGGCAGCCTATGCGCGATCGCCTCTGGAAAAGCGACAAACCCATCCGCCACGCCCTCCAAGAACCGGATACCAGCAACCGCAAGTGCTTTACCCTCCCCAACAACGATGTCTATGGGGGAATTCGCCTCAACCTAGTCGGGCGCGAACCCAACGGGAAAATTCATCCCGGCGCTGAGTACGAAGCCTATTGCCAGCAGTTGACCCAAGACTTAATGGACATTATTAACGTCAAAACAGGTCAACCCATCGTCAAACGCGTTTTAAAAACCCAAGACCACTACCAAGGCGAATATCTCGACCACTTCCCAGACTTACTCGTCGAGTGGAACCGAGAAGCCCCCATTGCCCAAGTCTCCTCGCCCAAAATTGGCACCCTGGAAAAAGTCTTCCCAGGCGTTCGCACAGGCGACCATAAACCCGACGGTCTATTATTTGCTTACGGCCCCGGTATCGCCCCCGGACAGTTAGAAGCCCCCATTTCTATCCTAGATTTTGCCCCAACGATTGCCGCATTATTAGAAGTCACTCTGCCAAAAGTAGATGGAAAAGTGATTCCCGCCTTCAAAACTCCAGAACCCATTGCCTAA